The following are from one region of the Silene latifolia isolate original U9 population chromosome 9, ASM4854445v1, whole genome shotgun sequence genome:
- the LOC141599200 gene encoding N6-mAMP deaminase-like translates to MRRNEVKGMMKRFYVEAFIDGLGRILEKLCAVDIDLPFADIELEKRNAACMNNVCNVLNRKAIYVRLLLSIDRRDTLEGAMETGKISHGNEGKCMAKHIESIFEKTSFLLLLQVLDGEVLEQEIRERYNTSLK, encoded by the exons ATGAGGAG GAATGAAGTGAAAGGAATGATGAAGCGCTTTTATGTTGAAGCTTTCATTGATGGTCTAGGAAGAATATTGGAGAAGCTTTGTGCAGTCGATATAGACTTGCCTTTTGCAGACATTGAATTGGAGAAACGGAACGCAGCTTGTATGAATAACGTTTGTAATGTATTAAATAGAAAGGCGATATATGTCAGACTTCTCCTCAGCATTGATAGAAGAGATACCCTTGAAGGTGCCATGGAAACGG GTAAAATTAGCCATGGAAATGAGGGGAAATGCATGGCGAAGCACATTGAGTCTATTTTTGAGAAAACCAGTTTTCTATTATTGTTACAAGTGTTAGATGGGGAAGTTCTTGAACAGGAGATCAGAGAGCGATACAACACCAGCTTGAAGTAA